The following coding sequences are from one Motacilla alba alba isolate MOTALB_02 chromosome 4, Motacilla_alba_V1.0_pri, whole genome shotgun sequence window:
- the FAM184B gene encoding protein FAM184B isoform X2 → MASGINNIHQPGTCNGSKAARSSSAEQCSREMHVKMCKKIAQLTKVIYALNTKNDEHEDSIQALREAHEEEIQKILAETRETILQCKSKAEEEQLLRKHIQALEIAVAQHKRLKEEAIAELILCKKQAEEKESRTEVEEALSIDTGDTTAGFENKLPHLNQGFDGLLNECKVFRGENLDKNVNLDEKCSVERHTVMNGMENLKSENQKTSEEYTQKTRKLQAPCETEKETLKITMQQSVLETKCRQGETEQKKSSETEEGFLLQQVKKLEADLEEKSQKINERKKHSQKLKERIQELQTQLDEFKRKSECELKQLEKEKEVLTEKLQNSSLEVAQLKQILEQQANNFKESLKKHNLQSNKEKEKLLQDLQNTIKENQNVKLQLEASHQKVLKMLEKSKNQELKEAEERLKKEFNETFKIQHQSHRLEIQTLEEKAKKELHDELEQIQMQQTLLLGSLRMELSEQQTSCTNLKKQIEELQMELRSVRTLKKQQEGSSQSQIRSLHDELEKCQSEISELKRENLLLKDTMELLSAELESQKQEAAQLQDRDKQHRRLLVEDLNIKHKKELDILKRDHRKEIENIVSDFSSTQAHLQAKIFSLETALKELEEKSRKWESRPEDTHLINCLQDKLSEREEIIKQLVEGRKCQHSLSANTETYRNRSFSFNPNTACLTPSMKKKKVEVPSRVVSVPNLASYAKSFLSCDLRSKRSAPQITKSTSLDRSSGCLRVGSPSTQSSDSSAAARTHGSEPPQTKDDQKQDPQHQEWFTKYFSF, encoded by the exons GTGATATATGCCCTGAACACTAAGAATGATGAACATGAGGACAGTATACAGGCTTTGAGAGAGGctcatgaagaagaaattcagaaaattctTGCTGAGACAAGAGAAACAATTCTCCAGTgtaaaagcaaagctgaagaaGAACAGTTACTGAGAAAGCATATTCAGGCCCTTGAAATTGCAGTAGCACAACACAAGAGATTGAAGGAAGAAGCCATAGCAGAGTTAATATTGTgtaaaaagcaagcagaagagAAGGAGTCAAGAACAGAAGTGGAAGAAGCACTTTCTATAGACACAGGAGATACCACTGCAGGCTTTGAAAACAAACTTCCACATTTAAATCAGGGGTTTGATGGACTGCTAAATGAATGCAAAGTATTTAGAGGAGAAAATCtagataaaaatgtaaatttagaTGAAAAATGTAGTGTGGAAAGGCACACTGTAATGAATGGGATGGAAAACCTGAAGAGCGAGAACCAGAAAACATCTGAAGAATATactcagaaaacaagaaaactgcAAGCCCCTtgtgagacagaaaaagagacTTTGAAAATAACCATGCAACAATCTGTGCTAGAAACAAAGTGTCGACAAggagaaacagagcaaaagaaGAGCTCAGAGACTGAGGAAGGTTTTTTGCTGCAGCAGGTAAAAAAGCTGGAAGCAGACCTAGAGGAAAAAAGCCAGAAGATAAATGAGAGGAAGAAGCATTCCCAGAAGCTGAAGGAGCGAATACAG gagCTCCAGACTCAGCTAgatgaatttaaaagaaaatctgagtGTGAACTAAAGCaacttgagaaagaaaaagaagttctAACTGAGAAACTTCAAAACTCTTCACTTGAG GTGGCTCAGCTGAAGCAAATATTAGAACAAcaagcaaataatttcaagGAGTCATTGAAGAAACATAATCTACAGTccaacaaagaaaaagagaagctttTGCAGGATCTTCAAAACACcattaaagaaaaccaaaatgttaAACTGCAGTTGGAGGCATCACACCAAAAAGTCTTAAAAATGTTGGAGAAAAGCAAGAATCAGGAACTCAAG GAGGCAGAAGAACGTttgaaaaaggaatttaatgAGACTTTCAAGATTCAACATCAGTCTCATAGGCTGGAAATACAAACCTtggaagagaaagcaaagaaagaattaCATGATGAACTTGAGCAGATACAAATGCAGCAAACCCTGTTGCTAG GATCTCTAAGGATGGAACTCTCCGAGCAACAGACATCATGCACAAACCTAAAGAAACAAATAGAAGAACTACAAATGGAGCTGAGGAGTGTGAGGACACTGAAGAAACAACAG GAAGGAAGTAGCCAAAGCCAGATCAGATCTCTTCATGATGAACTGGAAAAATGTCAGAGTGAAATTTCTGAACTCAAGAGGGAGAATTTACTCTTGAAGGACACAatggagctgctcagtgctgagTTGGAGTCACAGAAGCAAGAAGCTGCACAGCTTCAGGATAGAGATAAACAGCATAGAAG GCTACTGGTAGAAGACCTCAATATCAAGCATAAAAAAGAACTGGATATACTGAAACGAGATCACCGGAAGGAAATTGAAAACATAGTGTCTGATTTCAGCAGCACTCAGGCACATCTCCAAGCAAAGATTTTCTCCTTAGAAACTGC ACTTAAAGAACTAGAAGAAAAGTCAAGAAAGTGGGAATCCAGGCCTGAAGATACACATCTTATAAACTGTCTGCAAGACAAATTAAGTGAGAGAGAAGAGATTATCAAACAGCTGGTG gaaggaagaaaatgtcaGCATTCTCTTTCAGCCAACACTGAAACTTACAGGAATCGGTCATTTTCTTTCAACCCTAATACAGCATGCTTGACTCCCTCCATGAAG aagaaaaaggttgAGGTGCCCAGTCGTGTTGTCAGTGTTCCGAATTTAGCTTCCTACGCAAAGAGCTTTTTGAGCTGTGACTTGAGATCAAAAAGAAGTGCTCCTCAAATAACAAAATCTACAAGCTTAGACCGGAGTTCCGGCTGCCTCAGGGTGGGCTCTCCATCAACACAGTCCTCAGACAGCAGTGCTGCCGCAAG GACACATGGCAGTGAACCACCACAAACCAAAGATGACCAAAAACAAGACCCTCAGCATCAAGAATGGTTTActaagtatttttcattttaa
- the FAM184B gene encoding protein FAM184B isoform X1, with the protein MASGINNIHQPGTCNGSKAARSSSAEQCSREMHVKMCKKIAQLTKVIYALNTKNDEHEDSIQALREAHEEEIQKILAETRETILQCKSKAEEEQLLRKHIQALEIAVAQHKRLKEEAIAELILCKKQAEEKESRTEVEEALSIDTGDTTAGFENKLPHLNQGFDGLLNECKVFRGENLDKNVNLDEKCSVERHTVMNGMENLKSENQKTSEEYTQKTRKLQAPCETEKETLKITMQQSVLETKCRQGETEQKKSSETEEGFLLQQVKKLEADLEEKSQKINERKKHSQKLKERIQELQTQLDEFKRKSECELKQLEKEKEVLTEKLQNSSLEVAQLKQILEQQANNFKESLKKHNLQSNKEKEKLLQDLQNTIKENQNVKLQLEASHQKVLKMLEKSKNQELKEAEERLKKEFNETFKIQHQSHRLEIQTLEEKAKKELHDELEQIQMQQTLLLGSLRMELSEQQTSCTNLKKQIEELQMELRSVRTLKKQQEGSSQSQIRSLHDELEKCQSEISELKRENLLLKDTMELLSAELESQKQEAAQLQDRDKQHRRLLVEDLNIKHKKELDILKRDHRKEIENIVSDFSSTQAHLQAKIFSLETALKELEEKSRKWESRPEDTHLINCLQDKLSEREEIIKQLVEGRKCQHSLSANTETYRNRSFSFNPNTACLTPSMKQKKKVEVPSRVVSVPNLASYAKSFLSCDLRSKRSAPQITKSTSLDRSSGCLRVGSPSTQSSDSSAAARTHGSEPPQTKDDQKQDPQHQEWFTKYFSF; encoded by the exons GTGATATATGCCCTGAACACTAAGAATGATGAACATGAGGACAGTATACAGGCTTTGAGAGAGGctcatgaagaagaaattcagaaaattctTGCTGAGACAAGAGAAACAATTCTCCAGTgtaaaagcaaagctgaagaaGAACAGTTACTGAGAAAGCATATTCAGGCCCTTGAAATTGCAGTAGCACAACACAAGAGATTGAAGGAAGAAGCCATAGCAGAGTTAATATTGTgtaaaaagcaagcagaagagAAGGAGTCAAGAACAGAAGTGGAAGAAGCACTTTCTATAGACACAGGAGATACCACTGCAGGCTTTGAAAACAAACTTCCACATTTAAATCAGGGGTTTGATGGACTGCTAAATGAATGCAAAGTATTTAGAGGAGAAAATCtagataaaaatgtaaatttagaTGAAAAATGTAGTGTGGAAAGGCACACTGTAATGAATGGGATGGAAAACCTGAAGAGCGAGAACCAGAAAACATCTGAAGAATATactcagaaaacaagaaaactgcAAGCCCCTtgtgagacagaaaaagagacTTTGAAAATAACCATGCAACAATCTGTGCTAGAAACAAAGTGTCGACAAggagaaacagagcaaaagaaGAGCTCAGAGACTGAGGAAGGTTTTTTGCTGCAGCAGGTAAAAAAGCTGGAAGCAGACCTAGAGGAAAAAAGCCAGAAGATAAATGAGAGGAAGAAGCATTCCCAGAAGCTGAAGGAGCGAATACAG gagCTCCAGACTCAGCTAgatgaatttaaaagaaaatctgagtGTGAACTAAAGCaacttgagaaagaaaaagaagttctAACTGAGAAACTTCAAAACTCTTCACTTGAG GTGGCTCAGCTGAAGCAAATATTAGAACAAcaagcaaataatttcaagGAGTCATTGAAGAAACATAATCTACAGTccaacaaagaaaaagagaagctttTGCAGGATCTTCAAAACACcattaaagaaaaccaaaatgttaAACTGCAGTTGGAGGCATCACACCAAAAAGTCTTAAAAATGTTGGAGAAAAGCAAGAATCAGGAACTCAAG GAGGCAGAAGAACGTttgaaaaaggaatttaatgAGACTTTCAAGATTCAACATCAGTCTCATAGGCTGGAAATACAAACCTtggaagagaaagcaaagaaagaattaCATGATGAACTTGAGCAGATACAAATGCAGCAAACCCTGTTGCTAG GATCTCTAAGGATGGAACTCTCCGAGCAACAGACATCATGCACAAACCTAAAGAAACAAATAGAAGAACTACAAATGGAGCTGAGGAGTGTGAGGACACTGAAGAAACAACAG GAAGGAAGTAGCCAAAGCCAGATCAGATCTCTTCATGATGAACTGGAAAAATGTCAGAGTGAAATTTCTGAACTCAAGAGGGAGAATTTACTCTTGAAGGACACAatggagctgctcagtgctgagTTGGAGTCACAGAAGCAAGAAGCTGCACAGCTTCAGGATAGAGATAAACAGCATAGAAG GCTACTGGTAGAAGACCTCAATATCAAGCATAAAAAAGAACTGGATATACTGAAACGAGATCACCGGAAGGAAATTGAAAACATAGTGTCTGATTTCAGCAGCACTCAGGCACATCTCCAAGCAAAGATTTTCTCCTTAGAAACTGC ACTTAAAGAACTAGAAGAAAAGTCAAGAAAGTGGGAATCCAGGCCTGAAGATACACATCTTATAAACTGTCTGCAAGACAAATTAAGTGAGAGAGAAGAGATTATCAAACAGCTGGTG gaaggaagaaaatgtcaGCATTCTCTTTCAGCCAACACTGAAACTTACAGGAATCGGTCATTTTCTTTCAACCCTAATACAGCATGCTTGACTCCCTCCATGAAG cagaagaaaaaggttgAGGTGCCCAGTCGTGTTGTCAGTGTTCCGAATTTAGCTTCCTACGCAAAGAGCTTTTTGAGCTGTGACTTGAGATCAAAAAGAAGTGCTCCTCAAATAACAAAATCTACAAGCTTAGACCGGAGTTCCGGCTGCCTCAGGGTGGGCTCTCCATCAACACAGTCCTCAGACAGCAGTGCTGCCGCAAG GACACATGGCAGTGAACCACCACAAACCAAAGATGACCAAAAACAAGACCCTCAGCATCAAGAATGGTTTActaagtatttttcattttaa
- the FAM184B gene encoding protein FAM184B isoform X3 — translation MASGINNIHQPGTCNGSKAARSSSAEQCSREMHVKMCKKIAQLTKVIYALNTKNDEHEDSIQALREAHEEEIQKILAETRETILQCKSKAEEEQLLRKHIQALEIAVAQHKRLKEEAIAELILCKKQAEEKESRTEVEEALSIDTGDTTAGFENKLPHLNQGFDGLLNECKVFRGENLDKNVNLDEKCSVERHTVMNGMENLKSENQKTSEEYTQKTRKLQAPCETEKETLKITMQQSVLETKCRQGETEQKKSSETEEGFLLQQVKKLEADLEEKSQKINERKKHSQKLKERIQELQTQLDEFKRKSECELKQLEKEKEVLTEKLQNSSLEVAQLKQILEQQANNFKESLKKHNLQSNKEKEKLLQDLQNTIKENQNVKLQLEASHQKVLKMLEKSKNQELKEAEERLKKEFNETFKIQHQSHRLEIQTLEEKAKKELHDELEQIQMQQTLLLGSLRMELSEQQTSCTNLKKQIEELQMELRSVRTLKKQQEGSSQSQIRSLHDELEKCQSEISELKRENLLLKDTMELLSAELESQKQEAAQLQDRDKQHRRLKELEEKSRKWESRPEDTHLINCLQDKLSEREEIIKQLVEGRKCQHSLSANTETYRNRSFSFNPNTACLTPSMKQKKKVEVPSRVVSVPNLASYAKSFLSCDLRSKRSAPQITKSTSLDRSSGCLRVGSPSTQSSDSSAAARTHGSEPPQTKDDQKQDPQHQEWFTKYFSF, via the exons GTGATATATGCCCTGAACACTAAGAATGATGAACATGAGGACAGTATACAGGCTTTGAGAGAGGctcatgaagaagaaattcagaaaattctTGCTGAGACAAGAGAAACAATTCTCCAGTgtaaaagcaaagctgaagaaGAACAGTTACTGAGAAAGCATATTCAGGCCCTTGAAATTGCAGTAGCACAACACAAGAGATTGAAGGAAGAAGCCATAGCAGAGTTAATATTGTgtaaaaagcaagcagaagagAAGGAGTCAAGAACAGAAGTGGAAGAAGCACTTTCTATAGACACAGGAGATACCACTGCAGGCTTTGAAAACAAACTTCCACATTTAAATCAGGGGTTTGATGGACTGCTAAATGAATGCAAAGTATTTAGAGGAGAAAATCtagataaaaatgtaaatttagaTGAAAAATGTAGTGTGGAAAGGCACACTGTAATGAATGGGATGGAAAACCTGAAGAGCGAGAACCAGAAAACATCTGAAGAATATactcagaaaacaagaaaactgcAAGCCCCTtgtgagacagaaaaagagacTTTGAAAATAACCATGCAACAATCTGTGCTAGAAACAAAGTGTCGACAAggagaaacagagcaaaagaaGAGCTCAGAGACTGAGGAAGGTTTTTTGCTGCAGCAGGTAAAAAAGCTGGAAGCAGACCTAGAGGAAAAAAGCCAGAAGATAAATGAGAGGAAGAAGCATTCCCAGAAGCTGAAGGAGCGAATACAG gagCTCCAGACTCAGCTAgatgaatttaaaagaaaatctgagtGTGAACTAAAGCaacttgagaaagaaaaagaagttctAACTGAGAAACTTCAAAACTCTTCACTTGAG GTGGCTCAGCTGAAGCAAATATTAGAACAAcaagcaaataatttcaagGAGTCATTGAAGAAACATAATCTACAGTccaacaaagaaaaagagaagctttTGCAGGATCTTCAAAACACcattaaagaaaaccaaaatgttaAACTGCAGTTGGAGGCATCACACCAAAAAGTCTTAAAAATGTTGGAGAAAAGCAAGAATCAGGAACTCAAG GAGGCAGAAGAACGTttgaaaaaggaatttaatgAGACTTTCAAGATTCAACATCAGTCTCATAGGCTGGAAATACAAACCTtggaagagaaagcaaagaaagaattaCATGATGAACTTGAGCAGATACAAATGCAGCAAACCCTGTTGCTAG GATCTCTAAGGATGGAACTCTCCGAGCAACAGACATCATGCACAAACCTAAAGAAACAAATAGAAGAACTACAAATGGAGCTGAGGAGTGTGAGGACACTGAAGAAACAACAG GAAGGAAGTAGCCAAAGCCAGATCAGATCTCTTCATGATGAACTGGAAAAATGTCAGAGTGAAATTTCTGAACTCAAGAGGGAGAATTTACTCTTGAAGGACACAatggagctgctcagtgctgagTTGGAGTCACAGAAGCAAGAAGCTGCACAGCTTCAGGATAGAGATAAACAGCATAGAAG ACTTAAAGAACTAGAAGAAAAGTCAAGAAAGTGGGAATCCAGGCCTGAAGATACACATCTTATAAACTGTCTGCAAGACAAATTAAGTGAGAGAGAAGAGATTATCAAACAGCTGGTG gaaggaagaaaatgtcaGCATTCTCTTTCAGCCAACACTGAAACTTACAGGAATCGGTCATTTTCTTTCAACCCTAATACAGCATGCTTGACTCCCTCCATGAAG cagaagaaaaaggttgAGGTGCCCAGTCGTGTTGTCAGTGTTCCGAATTTAGCTTCCTACGCAAAGAGCTTTTTGAGCTGTGACTTGAGATCAAAAAGAAGTGCTCCTCAAATAACAAAATCTACAAGCTTAGACCGGAGTTCCGGCTGCCTCAGGGTGGGCTCTCCATCAACACAGTCCTCAGACAGCAGTGCTGCCGCAAG GACACATGGCAGTGAACCACCACAAACCAAAGATGACCAAAAACAAGACCCTCAGCATCAAGAATGGTTTActaagtatttttcattttaa
- the FAM184B gene encoding protein FAM184B isoform X4, giving the protein MASGINNIHQPGTCNGSKAARSSSAEQCSREMHVKMCKKIAQLTKVIYALNTKNDEHEDSIQALREAHEEEIQKILAETRETILQCKSKAEEEQLLRKHIQALEIAVAQHKRLKEEAIAELILCKKQAEEKESRTEVEEALSIDTGDTTAGFENKLPHLNQGFDGLLNECKVFRGENLDKNVNLDEKCSVERHTVMNGMENLKSENQKTSEEYTQKTRKLQAPCETEKETLKITMQQSVLETKCRQGETEQKKSSETEEGFLLQQVKKLEADLEEKSQKINERKKHSQKLKERIQELQTQLDEFKRKSECELKQLEKEKEVLTEKLQNSSLEVAQLKQILEQQANNFKESLKKHNLQSNKEKEKLLQDLQNTIKENQNVKLQLEASHQKVLKMLEKSKNQELKEAEERLKKEFNETFKIQHQSHRLEIQTLEEKAKKELHDELEQIQMQQTLLLGSLRMELSEQQTSCTNLKKQIEELQMELRSVRTLKKQQEGSSQSQIRSLHDELEKCQSEISELKRENLLLKDTMELLSAELESQKQEAAQLQDRDKQHRRLLVEDLNIKHKKELDILKRDHRKEIENIVSDFSSTQAHLQAKIFSLETALKELEEKSRKWESRPEDTHLINCLQDKLSEREEIIKQLVEGRKCQHSLSANTETYRNRSFSFNPNTACLTPSMKFSVTIKSRRKRLRCPVVLSVFRI; this is encoded by the exons GTGATATATGCCCTGAACACTAAGAATGATGAACATGAGGACAGTATACAGGCTTTGAGAGAGGctcatgaagaagaaattcagaaaattctTGCTGAGACAAGAGAAACAATTCTCCAGTgtaaaagcaaagctgaagaaGAACAGTTACTGAGAAAGCATATTCAGGCCCTTGAAATTGCAGTAGCACAACACAAGAGATTGAAGGAAGAAGCCATAGCAGAGTTAATATTGTgtaaaaagcaagcagaagagAAGGAGTCAAGAACAGAAGTGGAAGAAGCACTTTCTATAGACACAGGAGATACCACTGCAGGCTTTGAAAACAAACTTCCACATTTAAATCAGGGGTTTGATGGACTGCTAAATGAATGCAAAGTATTTAGAGGAGAAAATCtagataaaaatgtaaatttagaTGAAAAATGTAGTGTGGAAAGGCACACTGTAATGAATGGGATGGAAAACCTGAAGAGCGAGAACCAGAAAACATCTGAAGAATATactcagaaaacaagaaaactgcAAGCCCCTtgtgagacagaaaaagagacTTTGAAAATAACCATGCAACAATCTGTGCTAGAAACAAAGTGTCGACAAggagaaacagagcaaaagaaGAGCTCAGAGACTGAGGAAGGTTTTTTGCTGCAGCAGGTAAAAAAGCTGGAAGCAGACCTAGAGGAAAAAAGCCAGAAGATAAATGAGAGGAAGAAGCATTCCCAGAAGCTGAAGGAGCGAATACAG gagCTCCAGACTCAGCTAgatgaatttaaaagaaaatctgagtGTGAACTAAAGCaacttgagaaagaaaaagaagttctAACTGAGAAACTTCAAAACTCTTCACTTGAG GTGGCTCAGCTGAAGCAAATATTAGAACAAcaagcaaataatttcaagGAGTCATTGAAGAAACATAATCTACAGTccaacaaagaaaaagagaagctttTGCAGGATCTTCAAAACACcattaaagaaaaccaaaatgttaAACTGCAGTTGGAGGCATCACACCAAAAAGTCTTAAAAATGTTGGAGAAAAGCAAGAATCAGGAACTCAAG GAGGCAGAAGAACGTttgaaaaaggaatttaatgAGACTTTCAAGATTCAACATCAGTCTCATAGGCTGGAAATACAAACCTtggaagagaaagcaaagaaagaattaCATGATGAACTTGAGCAGATACAAATGCAGCAAACCCTGTTGCTAG GATCTCTAAGGATGGAACTCTCCGAGCAACAGACATCATGCACAAACCTAAAGAAACAAATAGAAGAACTACAAATGGAGCTGAGGAGTGTGAGGACACTGAAGAAACAACAG GAAGGAAGTAGCCAAAGCCAGATCAGATCTCTTCATGATGAACTGGAAAAATGTCAGAGTGAAATTTCTGAACTCAAGAGGGAGAATTTACTCTTGAAGGACACAatggagctgctcagtgctgagTTGGAGTCACAGAAGCAAGAAGCTGCACAGCTTCAGGATAGAGATAAACAGCATAGAAG GCTACTGGTAGAAGACCTCAATATCAAGCATAAAAAAGAACTGGATATACTGAAACGAGATCACCGGAAGGAAATTGAAAACATAGTGTCTGATTTCAGCAGCACTCAGGCACATCTCCAAGCAAAGATTTTCTCCTTAGAAACTGC ACTTAAAGAACTAGAAGAAAAGTCAAGAAAGTGGGAATCCAGGCCTGAAGATACACATCTTATAAACTGTCTGCAAGACAAATTAAGTGAGAGAGAAGAGATTATCAAACAGCTGGTG gaaggaagaaaatgtcaGCATTCTCTTTCAGCCAACACTGAAACTTACAGGAATCGGTCATTTTCTTTCAACCCTAATACAGCATGCTTGACTCCCTCCATGAAG TTTTCTGTTacaataaaaagcagaagaaaaaggttgAGGTGCCCAGTCGTGTTGTCAGTGTTCCGAATTTAG